TCCAGGTATTCAACGTTCGCAACCGGTACCGTAAAGATCACATTCATGACATGCTTCATCAGGACCTCGCCTTGCGAGAACACCTGCCCCGTGCAGTCAAAGCTACGCCAGAGTCTCTGGCCTATATGATGGAACAATATGATGACCTCGTCATCAAACCATGCAGCGGTAGCATCGGTCATGGGATTATGCGAGTCTTTGAGCGAGATGGACAGTGGAAACTAACCTGTGAGACGAAGGCGGCACGCAAAGGGTGGGCTACCTTCCGATTGAGCAAAGGACAGCTTCCTTCCGCCACCCTAAGGCGGATCTTTCGCCATGCCTACCTCATTGAAGAGCGTATCCCACTGGTACGTTATGAGGGCAGGCCGGTAGATTTGCGGGTATCTGTACAACGGGGCAGCGATGGTCTTTGGGGAATAACAGGCATGTTTGCCAAAGCGGCTCCTGCCCATACGTTTGTCAGCAATATCGCCCAGGGCGGTAAAGTCATGAAGCTCGCAGAGGCCCTTGGATTAGGAGAATCTGGCTTTGACCTGGCTCGACTGGAATACAGAATCGGACTCGTTGCACTTCGTATTGCCCAGAACCTGGCGGCCAGTCTGCCACATCTGGCTGATCTGGGTCTTGATCTCGGGATAACGCGCAGCGGCCAGATCTATTTTATTGAATGCAATGGACGGGATCAGCGTTACGGTTTTCGCAAGGCGGGAATGTCGGAACACTGGAAGGCAACGTACAGCAAACCGATGGCTTATGGGCGTCTGCTGCTGGAACAGAATTCGAGAATTCCGAGACAACCGCAGACATACGATAGGAGACTATATTGATTTCGTGTGCATTCTGTGTCAATATTATGCAGAACGGCCGGTCTTGCCGGCCTTGAAGTTCGCATTAACCCTAAGGGGGATATTCATGGCAAAAACGCTGTTGCGATTAATGACCGAGCTTTCTTCGCGCAAATGGATCTCCCGGACCGTGGGAGCCTTCTCCAAAAGCCGGGGAAGTAAGGCATTTATCCCTTATTTTGTCCGGACCTACGACATCCCTGTTCAGGAGGCCGAGAAAGACTGGAAGGAATACCGTTCACTGAACGATTTCTTTACCCGCAAATTAAAGCCGGGCATGCGCCCGTTGGAACTTTCAGAGCATGCACTGATCAGCCCGGTAGATGCCAAGATTACGGCAGCCGGTCCAATATCTGCAGGGACACTCCTGAATGTTAAGGGACAAAATTATACACTTGCTGAATTATTAAACCATTCTCCCCATCTGGAGAAGTACAAGCACGGGTACGGGTTCGTCCTCTATCTCAGCCCTCGCGACTATCACCGCATTCATGCACCTGTCAGCGGCCGCAAAATAGAGAGCGAGCACATCAAAGGCAAAGTTTATCCCGTGAATGATTTTGGCCTGACCCATATGAGATCCGTGCTTAGTCGAAACGAACGACTCATTACGTATATCGCACATGATTACGGTGAAGTGGCGGTTGTCAAAGTAGGTGCGATGAACGTGAGTAGCATACAATATGCTGATACGGACACAAGTACCTGGGCACAAGGCGATGATCTGGCCTATTTTGAATTCGGTTCCACCGTTGTTCTGCTGACGCAGAGTGGCACATTCGAACCAAACCCGGGCTTACAGCCAGGCGATTCGGTCAAAATGGGCGCATTGCTTGGTCGTTTGAAACCGAAGAACTAATGAGTCCATACGCAAATAAAGAGGATGGCGCAGCACCTGTAACCAGGTATTGCGCCATCCTCTTTATGAATTCATATTCATCCATATATACATGCAATACGAAGCTTCGCTCCGTCGTTATTGGTCTGCTGAGTTCTCCTCAAAACCACACATCTTGCAAGTCCTCTGCCGGTTTGAAGCGACGCAGACGGTTCCGGAAAATATTGCATCCCTTCGTAGAGCATCCCCGGTTGCGGACCCGACGTTTTCCGTTCATCACAAGTTCCCCCTTTTGGTCATCTGGAATGCTAGATAATTACCCTTGCATTCCAGATTTGAAACGGTTTCCTGTTTTTCTCATCAGAATTTCAACGAATCTCGGACGGGCTTTTGCCGGTATATTGCTTGAACTGACGACTGAAGAAGAAAATATCCCGGTAACCCAGAGCATCCGCCACTTCGGTCACATTCATGCCGGTATGCACCAGCAGATGTTCCGCCCGTTCAATACGCATGCGGATAATATAAGATTGCACCGATGATCCCACCAGTTCCTTGAACTTGATCGAGAAGTATCGGGGCGATAAGCCAGCCCGCGCAGCCAGGTCTTCCACCCGATGCGTAATCCCCGGATGCTGACGCACATAATTGGCGACCTCCTGGATGACATCGGACAACTGATTGCTCACCTTTTTCTCCACAGGTTCTTCCGTATCGGCGCGCAGCAAATGAATCATCAGCTGTTTCAGAATCAATCGACTCTCTTCATCACGTCCGTACACATCCGATAAGAACAGTCTTACATAACGTGCCAGCAAGTGCTCAAACTCCACCGTTTCCTGTACCTCGCGATAGGACTGGGGAACGTCAGCAACAGGCACGTCCACATCAAAGTGAATATACGTAAGTACCAACGGTTTTTGCTTATTATGTGTTGCAGTAGGATGATCTCCTGGCCTGAACAAAAAACAACTACCCTTGCCAACTTCATACGACTGGTCATTCAGTACAAGCGTTCCTTCACCACTCCATACATAAAATAAATCATAGTTTTGCATCGGTTTTTCCCGTTTCTGCCACTTCCAGCCCGGTTCACAGACAATTTTGGCGACAGCGGGCAAAATAACAAATGATGACGGCGATGCCTGCAGCATGTCGCCACTCCCCCTTGATAGTTAATCTCTCTGCATATGGCATCATTCTGATCTGAATCTCACTTCTTCAATCCAGGCCATATGTATTTCAGTATCTATAGAAATTGAACTAAAGAACATTTACACTTGCCACTTCGATGACAGAACAACCTTCCGATCGCTGTTATCCCCAGATTTTTTGATTCACTTTTACAAAGGTGAAAATCTGACGATAAAGGCGAACGCTCCGCTTCTTCAGGTTATTTCTGCCCTCTACGTTTTCGTGTAAATAATTAGTTCAACTTGTATAGCATGATTAAATACAACTTGCTCATATATAATCTCTGCTCCTACAGGAGCGAAATGTCTTATCCCATTATACAGCGGAATTCACCGAAACGAAAATGTGCACTTCTCCCAGGCTAGCCGCATTCGCCGGATTCCCTCTGTCA
This Paenibacillus xylanexedens DNA region includes the following protein-coding sequences:
- a CDS encoding YheC/YheD family protein, yielding MLQETIGIMFDSRMYRGIPAGRTGQESLANYEQAAASYGLTPCFLRLEDIDSDQKTCLAYVKKEGRYVRERMPLPSVIHNRSLQLRRTEQHQITKLMLQGIQVFNVRNRYRKDHIHDMLHQDLALREHLPRAVKATPESLAYMMEQYDDLVIKPCSGSIGHGIMRVFERDGQWKLTCETKAARKGWATFRLSKGQLPSATLRRIFRHAYLIEERIPLVRYEGRPVDLRVSVQRGSDGLWGITGMFAKAAPAHTFVSNIAQGGKVMKLAEALGLGESGFDLARLEYRIGLVALRIAQNLAASLPHLADLGLDLGITRSGQIYFIECNGRDQRYGFRKAGMSEHWKATYSKPMAYGRLLLEQNSRIPRQPQTYDRRLY
- the asd gene encoding archaetidylserine decarboxylase (Phosphatidylserine decarboxylase is synthesized as a single chain precursor. Generation of the pyruvoyl active site from a Ser is coupled to cleavage of a Gly-Ser bond between the larger (beta) and smaller (alpha chains). It is an integral membrane protein.), which gives rise to MAKTLLRLMTELSSRKWISRTVGAFSKSRGSKAFIPYFVRTYDIPVQEAEKDWKEYRSLNDFFTRKLKPGMRPLELSEHALISPVDAKITAAGPISAGTLLNVKGQNYTLAELLNHSPHLEKYKHGYGFVLYLSPRDYHRIHAPVSGRKIESEHIKGKVYPVNDFGLTHMRSVLSRNERLITYIAHDYGEVAVVKVGAMNVSSIQYADTDTSTWAQGDDLAYFEFGSTVVLLTQSGTFEPNPGLQPGDSVKMGALLGRLKPKN
- a CDS encoding AraC family transcriptional regulator, producing the protein MLQASPSSFVILPAVAKIVCEPGWKWQKREKPMQNYDLFYVWSGEGTLVLNDQSYEVGKGSCFLFRPGDHPTATHNKQKPLVLTYIHFDVDVPVADVPQSYREVQETVEFEHLLARYVRLFLSDVYGRDEESRLILKQLMIHLLRADTEEPVEKKVSNQLSDVIQEVANYVRQHPGITHRVEDLAARAGLSPRYFSIKFKELVGSSVQSYIIRMRIERAEHLLVHTGMNVTEVADALGYRDIFFFSRQFKQYTGKSPSEIR